In Spirochaeta thermophila DSM 6578, the following proteins share a genomic window:
- a CDS encoding ABC transporter permease, producing the protein MKAKTLFSLSLKNLTRYTRRTIITASAVAVGILLFIFVDSILKGAERDSERNLLWYETGSAQIFTGEFWEEKDRLPLNKGIEEPDEVLSFLASKGVKAAPRVTALGELVVYKDPYPEDGSLQVRITAVDPVRDPEVFRLEDEVVEGSWFSGSPGEEGVILGQWLAEDLGARVGYPVTLVTRTRDGAYQTMDLTIVGIVATPNPVVNRTGVYLPLDTADFYLDMGGTVTSIALSLPEHIPVEEQVAAFGPALAARFPDLTLKTWKDLAPGYVAIAQAKQGGTSMILLLLFVIAAVGISNTMLMSIYERFREIGMMRALGMKESQIGLSFLLEAAGIGFLGALMGVILAVPINYFLVEYGIDYGWLIREMDVGYRIAGAFKGTWDPGSFLTAFVMGVLIATVVAIFPVRRAFKKSIVDCLHYH; encoded by the coding sequence ATGAAGGCAAAGACCCTCTTCTCACTCTCTCTGAAGAACCTCACGCGCTACACCAGGCGCACCATCATCACCGCCTCGGCTGTGGCCGTGGGGATCCTCCTCTTCATCTTCGTGGACTCCATACTCAAAGGTGCAGAGAGGGACTCGGAACGCAATCTCCTCTGGTACGAGACCGGGAGCGCCCAGATCTTCACCGGGGAGTTCTGGGAGGAGAAGGACCGTCTCCCCCTCAACAAGGGTATCGAAGAGCCGGACGAGGTACTCTCGTTCCTCGCCTCGAAAGGCGTGAAGGCAGCCCCCCGGGTCACCGCCCTGGGCGAGCTCGTGGTCTACAAGGACCCTTACCCCGAGGACGGCTCGCTCCAGGTACGGATCACGGCCGTGGACCCGGTGCGTGACCCCGAGGTCTTCAGGCTCGAGGACGAGGTGGTGGAGGGCTCCTGGTTCTCGGGATCGCCCGGTGAGGAGGGCGTGATCCTGGGCCAGTGGCTCGCAGAGGACCTCGGCGCCAGGGTGGGCTACCCCGTCACGCTCGTCACCCGCACCCGGGACGGGGCCTATCAGACCATGGACCTCACCATCGTGGGGATCGTGGCGACCCCCAATCCCGTGGTGAACCGCACCGGTGTGTACCTCCCCCTCGACACCGCAGACTTCTACCTGGACATGGGAGGCACGGTCACCTCCATCGCCCTCTCCCTCCCCGAGCACATCCCCGTGGAGGAACAGGTCGCCGCATTCGGGCCCGCGCTTGCGGCACGTTTCCCCGACCTCACCCTCAAGACGTGGAAGGACCTCGCACCGGGGTACGTGGCCATCGCCCAGGCAAAGCAGGGAGGGACGAGCATGATCCTGCTCCTCCTCTTCGTCATCGCCGCGGTGGGGATCTCCAACACCATGCTCATGTCCATCTACGAGCGGTTCCGCGAGATCGGCATGATGCGGGCCCTGGGCATGAAGGAGTCGCAGATCGGACTCTCCTTCCTCCTCGAGGCGGCGGGCATAGGCTTCCTCGGCGCCCTCATGGGGGTGATCCTCGCCGTTCCCATCAACTACTTCCTGGTGGAGTACGGGATCGACTACGGCTGGCTCATCAGGGAGATGGACGTGGGCTACCGCATCGCCGGGGCCTTCAAAGGGACCTGGGATCCGGGCTCCTTCCTCACCGCGTTCGTCATGGGCGTGCTCATCGCCACGGTGGTCGCCATATTCCCGGTCCGCAGGGCCTTCAAGAAGAGCATCGTGGACTGCCTCCACTACCACTAA